One Lepidochelys kempii isolate rLepKem1 chromosome 12, rLepKem1.hap2, whole genome shotgun sequence genomic region harbors:
- the LOC140896231 gene encoding uncharacterized protein isoform X4 produces MSSWVKVTRGQVQKPIVDKRHRPGWIPRLLDINPYRPYQKSPYSPQDGYSKDFEDLNSFEELFGQQYDYSPGNEDYYERYQYSQKDDDYTRDDRREKLYLQFYQQIQKEYDKERPSDCIIVAISKEQTEYATVIGHRLQDHGLVVEMIYLTSELGLTRALQEVKNDGSPFCILVEQSNVALSSCTVIMLHESIKIHRNMPMEDALALVVKAFGKIFAEREQQERAEISHKAADLADDYLERELCGSYSVPLGIRHLLFLLSEGKYLYREELNSISDYLKTRKDELEALVEQTDPSTEVEDTLYQANVMPSTSTATHTLSKPPPLLPTPSRNVLLGQSPLPPGKPALLGDRPSGALLPTPGMSGAKGKPPPLLAAPAKRPGLLGYSPHQPAKRPLLGEKPGLLPTPAVHVKPVQHQRAAKPKPLLN; encoded by the exons CATAAATCCTTACAGACCATACCAGAAAAGTCCTTATTCTCCCCAAGATGGTTATTCAAAGGACTTTGAAGATCTGAATAG TTTTGAAGAACTATTTGGACAACAGTATGACTATTCACCAGGAAATGAAGATTACTATGAGAGATACCAGTATTCCCAAAAAG ATGATGACTATACCAGGGATGATCGTAGGGAGAAGCTATACCTACAGTTTTACCAGCAGATACAGAAAGAGTACGATAAAGAGAGACCTTCTGACTGTATCATTGTGGCCATCAGCAAGGAACAAAC ggaATATGCAACAGTCATAGGCCATCggttgcaggatcatggccttgTGGTGGAAATGATATACCTTACATCTGAGTTGGGTCTCACACGCGCCCTCCAAGAAGTTAAAAATGAtggttccccattttgtattctTGTTGAACAGTCAAATGTAGCACTTTCCTCTTGCACCGTAATCATGCTTCATGAGTCTATCAAAA TACACCGTAATATGCCCATGGAGGATGCATTGGCTCTGGTAGTTAAAGCATTTGGGAAAATTTTTGCTGAGCGTGAGCAGCAGGAGCGTGCCGAAATTTCACACAAAGCAGCTGATCTGGCGGATGACTACCTAGAACGGGAGCTCTGTGGGAGTTACAGTGTGCCTCTAGGCATTAGACATCTCCTCTTTCTGTTAAGTGAGGGAAAATATTTATATCGTGAGGAGTTGAACTCAATAAGTGACTACCTGAAGACCAGGAAAGATGAGCTTGAAG CCCTTGTTGAACAAACTGATCCTTCAACTGAAGTTGAAGACACACTGTATCAAGCAAACGTGATGCCAAGTACAAGCACTGCCACCCATACCTTAAGTAAACCTCCACCCCTTCTGCCGACACCCAGCAGGAATGTTCTTTTAGGCCAGTCACCCCTTCCTCCAGGTAAACCTGCATTGTTGGGTGATAGGCCATCGGGAGCTCTTCTTCCAACACCAG GGATGTCCGGTGCAAAGGGTAAACCTCCACCTCTTCTAGCAGCACCTGCTAAAAGACCTGGTCTTCTAGGATATTCACCCCATCAGCCTGCAAAACGACCACTACTTGGAGAGAAACCTGGACTTTTGCCAACACCAG CTGTTCATGTTAAACCTGTGCAGCACCAACGGGCAGCTAAACCAAAGCCTTTGCTTAACTGA
- the LOC140896231 gene encoding uncharacterized protein isoform X3: MSSWVKVTRGQVQKPIVDKSINPYRPYQKSPYSPQDGYSKDFEDLNSFEELFGQQYDYSPGNEDYYERYQYSQKAGPSLHEIPGISGRQEAAVAAQQPGSSRRQDPEHESSAVEVGPTAPCSREKWRTARAASVVPPAGVSPLPVVDDDYTRDDRREKLYLQFYQQIQKEYDKERPSDCIIVAISKEQTEYATVIGHRLQDHGLVVEMIYLTSELGLTRALQEVKNDGSPFCILVEQSNVALSSCTVIMLHESIKIHRNMPMEDALALVVKAFGKIFAEREQQERAEISHKAADLADDYLERELCGSYSVPLGIRHLLFLLSEGKYLYREELNSISDYLKTRKDELEALVEQTDPSTEVEDTLYQANVMPSTSTATHTLSKPPPLLPTPSRNVLLGQSPLPPGKPALLGDRPSGALLPTPGMSGAKGKPPPLLAAPAKRPGLLGYSPHQPAKRPLLGEKPGLLPTPAVHVKPVQHQRAAKPKPLLN; encoded by the exons CATAAATCCTTACAGACCATACCAGAAAAGTCCTTATTCTCCCCAAGATGGTTATTCAAAGGACTTTGAAGATCTGAATAG TTTTGAAGAACTATTTGGACAACAGTATGACTATTCACCAGGAAATGAAGATTACTATGAGAGATACCAGTATTCCCAAAAAG CAGGTCCCAGTCTGCATGAGATCCCAGGGATATCCGGAAGACAAGAGGCAGCAGTGGCAGCCCAGCAGCCAGGTTCTTCCAGGCGACAGGATCCGGAGCATGAATCCTCAGCAGTGGAAGTTGGCCCAACCGCCCCTTGCTCCCGAGAGAAGTGGAGAACAGCAAGGGCTGCAAGTGTGGTCCCCCCGGCAGGGGTATCTCCTTTGCCAGTAGTGG ATGATGACTATACCAGGGATGATCGTAGGGAGAAGCTATACCTACAGTTTTACCAGCAGATACAGAAAGAGTACGATAAAGAGAGACCTTCTGACTGTATCATTGTGGCCATCAGCAAGGAACAAAC ggaATATGCAACAGTCATAGGCCATCggttgcaggatcatggccttgTGGTGGAAATGATATACCTTACATCTGAGTTGGGTCTCACACGCGCCCTCCAAGAAGTTAAAAATGAtggttccccattttgtattctTGTTGAACAGTCAAATGTAGCACTTTCCTCTTGCACCGTAATCATGCTTCATGAGTCTATCAAAA TACACCGTAATATGCCCATGGAGGATGCATTGGCTCTGGTAGTTAAAGCATTTGGGAAAATTTTTGCTGAGCGTGAGCAGCAGGAGCGTGCCGAAATTTCACACAAAGCAGCTGATCTGGCGGATGACTACCTAGAACGGGAGCTCTGTGGGAGTTACAGTGTGCCTCTAGGCATTAGACATCTCCTCTTTCTGTTAAGTGAGGGAAAATATTTATATCGTGAGGAGTTGAACTCAATAAGTGACTACCTGAAGACCAGGAAAGATGAGCTTGAAG CCCTTGTTGAACAAACTGATCCTTCAACTGAAGTTGAAGACACACTGTATCAAGCAAACGTGATGCCAAGTACAAGCACTGCCACCCATACCTTAAGTAAACCTCCACCCCTTCTGCCGACACCCAGCAGGAATGTTCTTTTAGGCCAGTCACCCCTTCCTCCAGGTAAACCTGCATTGTTGGGTGATAGGCCATCGGGAGCTCTTCTTCCAACACCAG GGATGTCCGGTGCAAAGGGTAAACCTCCACCTCTTCTAGCAGCACCTGCTAAAAGACCTGGTCTTCTAGGATATTCACCCCATCAGCCTGCAAAACGACCACTACTTGGAGAGAAACCTGGACTTTTGCCAACACCAG CTGTTCATGTTAAACCTGTGCAGCACCAACGGGCAGCTAAACCAAAGCCTTTGCTTAACTGA
- the LOC140896231 gene encoding uncharacterized protein isoform X1: MSSWVKVTRGQVQKPIVDKRHRPGWIPRLLDINPYRPYQKSPYSPQDGYSKDFEDLNSFEELFGQQYDYSPGNEDYYERYQYSQKAGPSLHEIPGISGRQEAAVAAQQPGSSRRQDPEHESSAVEVGPTAPCSREKWRTARAASVVPPAGVSPLPVVDDDYTRDDRREKLYLQFYQQIQKEYDKERPSDCIIVAISKEQTEYATVIGHRLQDHGLVVEMIYLTSELGLTRALQEVKNDGSPFCILVEQSNVALSSCTVIMLHESIKIHRNMPMEDALALVVKAFGKIFAEREQQERAEISHKAADLADDYLERELCGSYSVPLGIRHLLFLLSEGKYLYREELNSISDYLKTRKDELEALVEQTDPSTEVEDTLYQANVMPSTSTATHTLSKPPPLLPTPSRNVLLGQSPLPPGKPALLGDRPSGALLPTPGMSGAKGKPPPLLAAPAKRPGLLGYSPHQPAKRPLLGEKPGLLPTPAVHVKPVQHQRAAKPKPLLN, from the exons CATAAATCCTTACAGACCATACCAGAAAAGTCCTTATTCTCCCCAAGATGGTTATTCAAAGGACTTTGAAGATCTGAATAG TTTTGAAGAACTATTTGGACAACAGTATGACTATTCACCAGGAAATGAAGATTACTATGAGAGATACCAGTATTCCCAAAAAG CAGGTCCCAGTCTGCATGAGATCCCAGGGATATCCGGAAGACAAGAGGCAGCAGTGGCAGCCCAGCAGCCAGGTTCTTCCAGGCGACAGGATCCGGAGCATGAATCCTCAGCAGTGGAAGTTGGCCCAACCGCCCCTTGCTCCCGAGAGAAGTGGAGAACAGCAAGGGCTGCAAGTGTGGTCCCCCCGGCAGGGGTATCTCCTTTGCCAGTAGTGG ATGATGACTATACCAGGGATGATCGTAGGGAGAAGCTATACCTACAGTTTTACCAGCAGATACAGAAAGAGTACGATAAAGAGAGACCTTCTGACTGTATCATTGTGGCCATCAGCAAGGAACAAAC ggaATATGCAACAGTCATAGGCCATCggttgcaggatcatggccttgTGGTGGAAATGATATACCTTACATCTGAGTTGGGTCTCACACGCGCCCTCCAAGAAGTTAAAAATGAtggttccccattttgtattctTGTTGAACAGTCAAATGTAGCACTTTCCTCTTGCACCGTAATCATGCTTCATGAGTCTATCAAAA TACACCGTAATATGCCCATGGAGGATGCATTGGCTCTGGTAGTTAAAGCATTTGGGAAAATTTTTGCTGAGCGTGAGCAGCAGGAGCGTGCCGAAATTTCACACAAAGCAGCTGATCTGGCGGATGACTACCTAGAACGGGAGCTCTGTGGGAGTTACAGTGTGCCTCTAGGCATTAGACATCTCCTCTTTCTGTTAAGTGAGGGAAAATATTTATATCGTGAGGAGTTGAACTCAATAAGTGACTACCTGAAGACCAGGAAAGATGAGCTTGAAG CCCTTGTTGAACAAACTGATCCTTCAACTGAAGTTGAAGACACACTGTATCAAGCAAACGTGATGCCAAGTACAAGCACTGCCACCCATACCTTAAGTAAACCTCCACCCCTTCTGCCGACACCCAGCAGGAATGTTCTTTTAGGCCAGTCACCCCTTCCTCCAGGTAAACCTGCATTGTTGGGTGATAGGCCATCGGGAGCTCTTCTTCCAACACCAG GGATGTCCGGTGCAAAGGGTAAACCTCCACCTCTTCTAGCAGCACCTGCTAAAAGACCTGGTCTTCTAGGATATTCACCCCATCAGCCTGCAAAACGACCACTACTTGGAGAGAAACCTGGACTTTTGCCAACACCAG CTGTTCATGTTAAACCTGTGCAGCACCAACGGGCAGCTAAACCAAAGCCTTTGCTTAACTGA
- the LOC140896231 gene encoding nuclear receptor coactivator 5-like isoform X5: protein MSSWVKVTRGQVQKPIVDKRHRPGWIPRLLDINPYRPYQKSPYSPQDGYSKDFEDLNSFEELFGQQYDYSPGNEDYYERYQYSQKAGPSLHEIPGISGRQEAAVAAQQPGSSRRQDPEHESSAVEVGPTAPCSREKWRTARAASVVPPAGVSPLPVVDDDYTRDDRREKLYLQFYQQIQKEYDKERPSDCIIVAISKEQTEYATVIGHRLQDHGLVVEMIYLTSELGLTRALQEVKNDGSPFCILVEQSNVALSSCTVIMLHESIKIHRNMPMEDALALVVKAFGKIFAEREQQERAEISHKAADLADDYLERELCGSYSVPLGIRHLLFLLSEGKYLYREELNSISDYLKTRKDELEGMSGAKGKPPPLLAAPAKRPGLLGYSPHQPAKRPLLGEKPGLLPTPAVHVKPVQHQRAAKPKPLLN, encoded by the exons CATAAATCCTTACAGACCATACCAGAAAAGTCCTTATTCTCCCCAAGATGGTTATTCAAAGGACTTTGAAGATCTGAATAG TTTTGAAGAACTATTTGGACAACAGTATGACTATTCACCAGGAAATGAAGATTACTATGAGAGATACCAGTATTCCCAAAAAG CAGGTCCCAGTCTGCATGAGATCCCAGGGATATCCGGAAGACAAGAGGCAGCAGTGGCAGCCCAGCAGCCAGGTTCTTCCAGGCGACAGGATCCGGAGCATGAATCCTCAGCAGTGGAAGTTGGCCCAACCGCCCCTTGCTCCCGAGAGAAGTGGAGAACAGCAAGGGCTGCAAGTGTGGTCCCCCCGGCAGGGGTATCTCCTTTGCCAGTAGTGG ATGATGACTATACCAGGGATGATCGTAGGGAGAAGCTATACCTACAGTTTTACCAGCAGATACAGAAAGAGTACGATAAAGAGAGACCTTCTGACTGTATCATTGTGGCCATCAGCAAGGAACAAAC ggaATATGCAACAGTCATAGGCCATCggttgcaggatcatggccttgTGGTGGAAATGATATACCTTACATCTGAGTTGGGTCTCACACGCGCCCTCCAAGAAGTTAAAAATGAtggttccccattttgtattctTGTTGAACAGTCAAATGTAGCACTTTCCTCTTGCACCGTAATCATGCTTCATGAGTCTATCAAAA TACACCGTAATATGCCCATGGAGGATGCATTGGCTCTGGTAGTTAAAGCATTTGGGAAAATTTTTGCTGAGCGTGAGCAGCAGGAGCGTGCCGAAATTTCACACAAAGCAGCTGATCTGGCGGATGACTACCTAGAACGGGAGCTCTGTGGGAGTTACAGTGTGCCTCTAGGCATTAGACATCTCCTCTTTCTGTTAAGTGAGGGAAAATATTTATATCGTGAGGAGTTGAACTCAATAAGTGACTACCTGAAGACCAGGAAAGATGAGCTTGAAG GGATGTCCGGTGCAAAGGGTAAACCTCCACCTCTTCTAGCAGCACCTGCTAAAAGACCTGGTCTTCTAGGATATTCACCCCATCAGCCTGCAAAACGACCACTACTTGGAGAGAAACCTGGACTTTTGCCAACACCAG CTGTTCATGTTAAACCTGTGCAGCACCAACGGGCAGCTAAACCAAAGCCTTTGCTTAACTGA
- the LOC140896231 gene encoding uncharacterized protein isoform X6 — protein MSSWVKVTRGQVQKPIVDKRHRPGWIPRLLDINPYRPYQKSPYSPQDGYSKDFEDLNSFEELFGQQYDYSPGNEDYYERYQYSQKAGPSLHEIPGISGRQEAAVAAQQPGSSRRQDPEHESSAVEVGPTAPCSREKWRTARAASVVPPAGVSPLPVVDDDYTRDDRREKLYLQFYQQIQKEYDKERPSDCIIVAISKEQTEYATVIGHRLQDHGLVVEMIYLTSELGLTRALQEVKNDGSPFCILVEQSNVALSSCTVIMLHESIKTLVEQTDPSTEVEDTLYQANVMPSTSTATHTLSKPPPLLPTPSRNVLLGQSPLPPGKPALLGDRPSGALLPTPGMSGAKGKPPPLLAAPAKRPGLLGYSPHQPAKRPLLGEKPGLLPTPAVHVKPVQHQRAAKPKPLLN, from the exons CATAAATCCTTACAGACCATACCAGAAAAGTCCTTATTCTCCCCAAGATGGTTATTCAAAGGACTTTGAAGATCTGAATAG TTTTGAAGAACTATTTGGACAACAGTATGACTATTCACCAGGAAATGAAGATTACTATGAGAGATACCAGTATTCCCAAAAAG CAGGTCCCAGTCTGCATGAGATCCCAGGGATATCCGGAAGACAAGAGGCAGCAGTGGCAGCCCAGCAGCCAGGTTCTTCCAGGCGACAGGATCCGGAGCATGAATCCTCAGCAGTGGAAGTTGGCCCAACCGCCCCTTGCTCCCGAGAGAAGTGGAGAACAGCAAGGGCTGCAAGTGTGGTCCCCCCGGCAGGGGTATCTCCTTTGCCAGTAGTGG ATGATGACTATACCAGGGATGATCGTAGGGAGAAGCTATACCTACAGTTTTACCAGCAGATACAGAAAGAGTACGATAAAGAGAGACCTTCTGACTGTATCATTGTGGCCATCAGCAAGGAACAAAC ggaATATGCAACAGTCATAGGCCATCggttgcaggatcatggccttgTGGTGGAAATGATATACCTTACATCTGAGTTGGGTCTCACACGCGCCCTCCAAGAAGTTAAAAATGAtggttccccattttgtattctTGTTGAACAGTCAAATGTAGCACTTTCCTCTTGCACCGTAATCATGCTTCATGAGTCTATCAAAA CCCTTGTTGAACAAACTGATCCTTCAACTGAAGTTGAAGACACACTGTATCAAGCAAACGTGATGCCAAGTACAAGCACTGCCACCCATACCTTAAGTAAACCTCCACCCCTTCTGCCGACACCCAGCAGGAATGTTCTTTTAGGCCAGTCACCCCTTCCTCCAGGTAAACCTGCATTGTTGGGTGATAGGCCATCGGGAGCTCTTCTTCCAACACCAG GGATGTCCGGTGCAAAGGGTAAACCTCCACCTCTTCTAGCAGCACCTGCTAAAAGACCTGGTCTTCTAGGATATTCACCCCATCAGCCTGCAAAACGACCACTACTTGGAGAGAAACCTGGACTTTTGCCAACACCAG CTGTTCATGTTAAACCTGTGCAGCACCAACGGGCAGCTAAACCAAAGCCTTTGCTTAACTGA
- the LOC140896231 gene encoding uncharacterized protein isoform X2, protein MSSWVKVTRGQVQKPIVDKRHRPGWIPRLLDINPYRPYQKSPYSPQDGYSKDFEDLNSFEELFGQQYDYSPGNEDYYERYQYSQKGPSLHEIPGISGRQEAAVAAQQPGSSRRQDPEHESSAVEVGPTAPCSREKWRTARAASVVPPAGVSPLPVVDDDYTRDDRREKLYLQFYQQIQKEYDKERPSDCIIVAISKEQTEYATVIGHRLQDHGLVVEMIYLTSELGLTRALQEVKNDGSPFCILVEQSNVALSSCTVIMLHESIKIHRNMPMEDALALVVKAFGKIFAEREQQERAEISHKAADLADDYLERELCGSYSVPLGIRHLLFLLSEGKYLYREELNSISDYLKTRKDELEALVEQTDPSTEVEDTLYQANVMPSTSTATHTLSKPPPLLPTPSRNVLLGQSPLPPGKPALLGDRPSGALLPTPGMSGAKGKPPPLLAAPAKRPGLLGYSPHQPAKRPLLGEKPGLLPTPAVHVKPVQHQRAAKPKPLLN, encoded by the exons CATAAATCCTTACAGACCATACCAGAAAAGTCCTTATTCTCCCCAAGATGGTTATTCAAAGGACTTTGAAGATCTGAATAG TTTTGAAGAACTATTTGGACAACAGTATGACTATTCACCAGGAAATGAAGATTACTATGAGAGATACCAGTATTCCCAAAAAG GTCCCAGTCTGCATGAGATCCCAGGGATATCCGGAAGACAAGAGGCAGCAGTGGCAGCCCAGCAGCCAGGTTCTTCCAGGCGACAGGATCCGGAGCATGAATCCTCAGCAGTGGAAGTTGGCCCAACCGCCCCTTGCTCCCGAGAGAAGTGGAGAACAGCAAGGGCTGCAAGTGTGGTCCCCCCGGCAGGGGTATCTCCTTTGCCAGTAGTGG ATGATGACTATACCAGGGATGATCGTAGGGAGAAGCTATACCTACAGTTTTACCAGCAGATACAGAAAGAGTACGATAAAGAGAGACCTTCTGACTGTATCATTGTGGCCATCAGCAAGGAACAAAC ggaATATGCAACAGTCATAGGCCATCggttgcaggatcatggccttgTGGTGGAAATGATATACCTTACATCTGAGTTGGGTCTCACACGCGCCCTCCAAGAAGTTAAAAATGAtggttccccattttgtattctTGTTGAACAGTCAAATGTAGCACTTTCCTCTTGCACCGTAATCATGCTTCATGAGTCTATCAAAA TACACCGTAATATGCCCATGGAGGATGCATTGGCTCTGGTAGTTAAAGCATTTGGGAAAATTTTTGCTGAGCGTGAGCAGCAGGAGCGTGCCGAAATTTCACACAAAGCAGCTGATCTGGCGGATGACTACCTAGAACGGGAGCTCTGTGGGAGTTACAGTGTGCCTCTAGGCATTAGACATCTCCTCTTTCTGTTAAGTGAGGGAAAATATTTATATCGTGAGGAGTTGAACTCAATAAGTGACTACCTGAAGACCAGGAAAGATGAGCTTGAAG CCCTTGTTGAACAAACTGATCCTTCAACTGAAGTTGAAGACACACTGTATCAAGCAAACGTGATGCCAAGTACAAGCACTGCCACCCATACCTTAAGTAAACCTCCACCCCTTCTGCCGACACCCAGCAGGAATGTTCTTTTAGGCCAGTCACCCCTTCCTCCAGGTAAACCTGCATTGTTGGGTGATAGGCCATCGGGAGCTCTTCTTCCAACACCAG GGATGTCCGGTGCAAAGGGTAAACCTCCACCTCTTCTAGCAGCACCTGCTAAAAGACCTGGTCTTCTAGGATATTCACCCCATCAGCCTGCAAAACGACCACTACTTGGAGAGAAACCTGGACTTTTGCCAACACCAG CTGTTCATGTTAAACCTGTGCAGCACCAACGGGCAGCTAAACCAAAGCCTTTGCTTAACTGA